aaaagaacacaacagattaagttttggtattacatcttgtttatgtttcctattttgctcggcgactggcctctccggagtaatggatgcaaatacaaaattggaaccgacccttggtgcctgaacaggtaacacggatttcatcaacgatgcaatttctgataaatctttttcacttctGCGTAAAAAAGATCCGCATCTCacctataaaatgaaaagtaggAAAGTATATAAGCGCTGATCTCTACAATGTGTTAAGCACTTTGTAAAAGTAACCTACAGTGGTCACAATGTTCGCCTTAGAATGCGTTGACTGCTTGGCGTTGGCAGTAGCAGCGGAGGAATCGCCTTCTGTAATTTGATTAATGGTTTTGGAAGCAGTGTTGATTTTCACCATTTTAGTTTGCCGGCTCATAACCAATGGCACTTCTTTATTCGTTTCCTGTACACCAAATGTTTGGCGGCAAAAATGGTTGTTTAGTaaactgaaaacattttacgtcgttGGACGATCACCTGTTGCGACTTTTGGAtttctgtgtacgattattggatgaatttttctccatgtGAGATCATCCTGTTCTTCAGcagcttcatcttcttcatcttcttgattttttggaCGGGCACCGTCTCCCTCAGTATTTTCACCATCAGCCTGTTTCCACCGAAATTGTCTTTGCCTTCCACCGCCATCAGAATGCAAATCTCCATCTTCGAGAAAAAGCTCTTGAAAAAGTCGAACTTCACGCTGGTCTTGATCAAGCATTGTCTTCATATGGGCTCTTCCAACTTGCTCACGAACTTCGTTTTCATCAATATCCTCCTTAtcgccttcctcctcctcccagTCATCCATTTCGTCTTCTCGTTCGTCACCGCTGCCAACTTCGGAACCGGACAGTTCAGCCTCGTCTTCAAAAAACTCAGTCAGACCTCTAAATTCTCGTTCCTCTTCATGCATTCCCTCTTCTTCGACaaacgaatggttttcatcGATAGTTTCATCTTCGTCATCTGACAGACAAACACGGGccctttttttcacctttgacAGTGATTTTTCTCCATCCTCTAAAAAAGAAGGCACAGTTCCAGGTTCATCAGCGTCATTTTCAGAAACGAATTTTGGGAGAGCACTACTGGAGCCATCTTCCTCGTCATCCTCATCAGCCATTGGAATTATTCTTGCGAACGGCTTAACTTCTTCATCAGATTCGTCATCTGCATTTTCAGTCAAACTACTTATTTGCGTGTCTCTTCCAGAAAGTCAGTGAATCTACATGGTAAAATAAGTTAGCTAAGCAtacaacgaaaaaacaaatcttcgACACAACTTACCAGGGAATTTTCCCGAGCAGAGGGCCAATAGTTCTTCGACGTTTGaggtttcattgttttgtgtgCACTTCAACTTAGGAataatatcttcttcttcttcagcactATCACTCACGTCCAGGTTTGGAGTGAGATCCTCAAGTGAACTAGAACATCCGATTCCctgaaacattaaaattgcattacaaaatgaaattaacgcGCCAATTAAGATATTTACTTTCAAACTAGGCTTCACATCCGATCTTAGGGTAGATGTACTTTGATCTAAACACGAATCCAGCTTTTTTGCAGCTACTTCAAAGTTGAGCGGAGGTTCAAAACCATTACTTTGATCGTCAGACTGGTTAGATGTTTGTACTGCTGATTTACTTTtgacttcatcattttcttcgtaaCCAAGAGAATCTTCTTGGTCTTGATCTTCGGGATCTTGGTCACTGTCTTCAGTCTCTTCCTCAAcaaatgtaattttcttctttttcccttttttagtgCGCTCAAAGTCGTACTGCCAAGAATCTGGGCAGGGAACTGCAGCGTAACGGTCTGCCTATCCGGTATTTGCTGAATAGTCCATTCATCTTCTACACTACTTCTATGCACATCACAATTACTTAGCGATGGGTTATCTTGAGGTTCAACCGCTACAATCTCTGACCATACGATACTTTCAAGCGTTTCTTCCAGCGAAGTGGGTTGGTTGGTGACTACGGTGAAGACCGGATCTTTATGTCTGGAGATTTCCGGTTCAACAATGGTTTCAGTAACATTGGTGCTTGAATTCAGAATAGCCATTTTTGATCCacaatgagttttacttttgttgCTATACATCTTATGACTGTTTGAGAATTTTTCTGGAAGCTTTTCTTCATACTGGAAGGGATCTTCATTGGAGCTTGAAATATTGGGTTCTCGTAAAATTAGTTCTCCACTATTTACTACACGAACATCGGCAGAAGTTGCAAAGGGAGATTTATCCTCTGAAATGTTTGTGGGATCTTTAGTAGTTTTTGGTTCACTTGCAATGGCttcttcaaatattatttccCCTTCTGCCTCactacttccatttcttccacagTCTACTGAATTCTGTAGATCATCAGGCAcgaaaatatcaaattcttttagaatACTTAAAATTCTGTCTTTGCTTTTGACTGAACACAGCAGCTTCCCAGAATAGATGTACTCAAGAACACAAAACACGAATtcagatttatcagaaattgcatcgttgatgaaatccgtgttacctgttcaggcaccaagggtcggttccaattttgtatttgcatccattactccggagaggccagtcgccgagcaaaataggaaacataaacaagatgtaataccaaaacttaatctgttgtgttcttttgcttccgatggtatttatttttatttttttcagagttctaaatgcgattcatccaagcaaaatccagcaccagccaagaaagctaaaatgcctctaagtgcaaaactaatttaacatttagttcaattagttagtttctccatatctacttaataaaaaaataatttagtcgtacctttcaaaagtgtcaacgacagtgttgactgtgtggggcagatacgttgtgtatcgattcgattcggcgaccgatatgggtatgctatgcccgagatacagcggctatcttataacatgtatcccttacacatccaccccacacatccaataatcgtacacagaacctttaaataccttgattccagatccgaaaacatcatgctgcaagttttacaacaattccgcagtttttatttttttttattacttttctattttacgggtaagttttaatttatgagctgtatacacgtattgtttgtacacatcaatcaatttttctagtgcataaaaaatttttgcattacattatacgaactaaataggtcccgtgcacgtcgctagccggaccacgtcgtgaaaaagatttatcagaaattgcatcgttgatgaaatccgtgttacctgttcaggcaccaagggtcggttccaattttgtatttgcatccattactccggagaggccagtcgccgagcaaaataggaaacataaacaagatgtaataccaaaacttaatctgttgtgttcttttgcttccgatggtatttatttttatttttttcagagttctaaatgcgattcatccaagcaaaatccagcaccagccaagaaagctaaaatgcctctaagtgcaaaactaatttaacatttagttcaattagttagtttctccatatctacttaataaaaaaataatttagtcgtacctttcaaaagtgtcaacgacagtgttgactgtgtggggcagatacgttgtgtatcgattcgattcggcgaccgatatgggtatgctatgcccgagatacagcggctatcttataacatgtatcccttacacatccaccccacacatccaataatcgtacacagaacctttaaataccttgattccagatccgaaaacatcatgctgcaagttttacaacaattccgcagtttttatttttttttattacttttctattttacgggtaagttttaatttatgagctgtatacacgtattgtttgtacacatcaatcaatttttctagtgcataaaacatttttgcattacattatacgaactaaataggtcccgtgcacgtcgctagccggaccacgtcgtgaaaaagatttatcagaaattgcatcgttgatgaaatccgtgttacctgttcaggcaccaagggtcggttccaattttgtatttgcatccattactccggagaggccagtcgccgagcaaaataggaaacataaacaagatgtaataccaaaacttaatctgttgtgttcttttgcttccgatggtatttatttttatttttttcagagttctaaatgcgattcatccaagcaaaatccagcaccagccaagaaagctaaaatgcctctaagtgcaaaactaatttaacatttagttcaattagttagtttctccatatctacttaataaaaaataatttagttttcgtacctttcaaaagtgtcaacgacagtgttgactgtgtggggcagatacgttgtgtatcgattcgattcggcgaccgatatgggtatgctatgcccgagatacagcggctatcttataacatgtatcccttacacatccaccccacacatccaataatcgtacacagaacctttaaataccttgattccagatccgaaaacatcatgctgcaagttttacaacaattccgcagtttttatttttttttattacttttctattttacgggtaagttttaatttatgagctgtatacacgtattgtttgtacacatcaatcaatttttctagtgcataaaacatttttgcattacattatacgaactaaataggtcccgtgcacgtcgctagccggaccacgtcgtgaaaaagatttatcagaaattgcatcgttgatgaaatccgtgttacctgttcaggcaccaagggtcggttccaattttgtatttgcatccattactccggagaggccagtcgccgagcaaaataggaaacataaacaagatgtaataccaaaacttaatctgttgtgttcttttgcttccgatggtatttatttttatttttttcagagttctaaatgcgattcatccaagcaaaatccagcaccagccaagaaagctaaaatgcctctaagtgcaaaactaatttaacatttagttcaattagttagtttctccatatctacttaataaaaaaataatttagtcgtacctttcaaaagtgtcaacgacagtgttgactgtgtggggcagatacgttgtgtatcgattcgattcggcgaccgatatgggtatgctatgcccgagatacagcggctatcttataacatgtatcccttacacatccaccccacacatccaataatcgtacacagaacctttaaataccttgattccagatccgaaaacatcatgctgcaagttttacaacaattccgcagtttttatttttttttattacttttctattttacgggtaagttttaatttatgagctgtatacacgtattgtttgtacacatcaatcaatttttctagtgcataaaacatttttgcattacattatacgaactaaataggtcccgtgcacgtcgctagccggaccacgtcgtgaaaaagatttatcagaaattgcatcgttgatgaaatccgtgttacctgttcaggcaccaagggtcggttccaattttgtatttgcatccattactccggagaggccagtcgccgagcaaaataggaaacataaacaagatgtaataccaaaacttaatctgttgtgttcttttgcttccgatggtatttatttttatattttttcagagttctaaatgcgattcatccaagcaaaatccagcaccagccaagaaagctaaaatgcctctaagtgcaaaactaatttaacatttagttcaattagttagtttctccatatctacttaataaaaaataatttagtcgtacctttcaaaagtgtcaacgacagtgttgactgtgtggggcagatacgttgtgtatcgattcgattcggcgaccgatatgggtatgctatgcccgagatacagcggctatcttataacatgtatcccttacacatccaaTTATAACAtgtacacagaacctttaaataccttgattccagatccgaaaacatcatgctgcaagttttacaacaattccgcagtttttatttttttttattacttttctattttacgggtaagttttaatttatgagctgtatacacgtattgtttgtacacatcaatcaatttttctagtgcataaaacatttttgcattacattatacgaactaaataggtcccgtgcacgtcgctagccggaccacgtcgtgaaaaagatttatcagaaattgcatcgttgatgaaatccgtgttacctgttcaggcaccaagggtcggttccaattttgtatttgcatccattactccggagaggccagtcgccgagcaaaataggaaacataaacaagatgtaataccaaaacttaatctgttgtgttcttttgcttccgatggtatttatttttatattttttcagagttctaaatgcgattcatccaagcaaaatccagcaccagccaagaaagctaaaatgcctctaagtgcaaaactaatttaacatttagttcaattagttagtttctccatatctacttaataaaaaaataatttagtcgtacctttcaaaagtgtcaacgacagtgttgactgtgtggggcagatacgttgtgtatcgattcgattcggcgaccgatatgggtatgctatgcccgagatacagcggctatcttataacatgtatccctttacacatccaccccacacatccaataatcgtacacagaacctttaaataccttgattccagatccgaaaacatcatgctgcaagttttacaacaattccgcagtttttatttttttttattacttttctattttacgggtaagttttaatttatgagctgtatacacgtattgtttgtacacatcaatcaatttttctagtgcataaaacatttttgcattacattatacgaactaaataggtcccgtgcacgtcgctagccggaccacgtcgtgaaaaagatttatcagaaattgcatcgttgatgaaatccgtgttacctgttcaggcaccaagggtcggttccaattttgtatttgcatccattactccggagaggccagtcgccgagcaaaataggaaacataaacaagatgtaataccaaaacttaatctgttgtgttcttttgcttccgatggtatttatttttatttttttcagagttctaaatgcgattcatccaagcaaaatccagcaccagccaagaaagctaaaatgcctctaagtgcaaaactaatttaacatttagttcaattagttagtttctccatatctacttaataaaaaaataatttagtcgtacctttcaaaagtgtcaacgacagtgttgactgtgtggggcagatacgttgtgtatcgattcgattcggcgaccgatatgggtatgctatgcccgagatacagcggctatcttataacatgtatcccttacacatccaccccacacatccaataatcgtacacagaacctttaaataccttgattccagatccgaaaacatcatgctgcaagttttacaacaattccgcagtttttatttttttttattacttttctattttacgggtaagttttaatttatgagctgtatacacgtattgtttgtacacatcaatcaatttttctagtgcataaaacatttttgcattacattatacgaactaaataggtcccgtgcacgtcgctagccggaccacgtcgtgaaaaagatttatcagaaattgcatcgttgatgaaatccgtgttacctgttcaggcaccaagggtcggttccaattttgtatttgcatccattactccggagaggccagtcgccgagcaaaataggaaacataaacaagatgtaataccaaaacttaatctgttgtgttcttttgcttccgatggtatttatttttatttttttcagagttctaaatgcgattcatccaagcaaaatccagcaccagccaagaaagctaaaatgcctctaagtgcaaaactaatttaacatttagttcaattagttagtttctccatatctacttaataaaaaaataatttagtcgtacctttcaaaagtgtcaacgacagtgttgactgtgtggggcagatacgttgtgtatcgattcgattcggcgaccgatatgggtatgctatgcccgagatacagcggctatcttataacatgtatcccttacacatccaccccacacatccaataatcgtacacagaacctttaaataccttgattccagatccgaaaacatcatgctgcaagttttacaacaattccgcagtttttatttttttttattacttttctattttacgggtaagttttaatttatgagctgtatacacgtattgtttgtacacatcaatcaatttttctagtgcataaaaatttttgcattacattatacgaactaaataggtcccgtgcacgtcgctagccggaccacgtcgtgaaaaagatttatcagaaattgcatcgttgatgaaatccgtgttacctgttcaggcaccaagggtcggttccaattttgtatttgcatccattactccggagaggccagtcgccgagcaaaataggaaacataaacaagatgtaataccaaaacttaatatgttgtgttcttttgcttccgatggtatttatttttatttttttcagagttctaaatgcgattcatccaagcaaaatccagcaccagccaagaaagctaaaaggcctctaagtgcaaaactaatttaacatttagttcaattagttagtttctccatatctacttaataaaaaaataatttagtcgtacctttcaaaagtgtcaacgacagtgttgactgtgtggggcagatacgttgtgtatcgattcgattcggcgaccgatatgggtatgctatgcccgagatacagcggctatcttataacatgtatcccttacacatccaccccacacatccaataatcgtacacagaacctttaaataccttgattccagatccgaaaacatcatgctgcaagttttacaacaattccgcagtttttatttttttttattacttttctattttacgggtaagttttaatttatgagctgtatacacgtattgtttgtacacatcaatcaatttttctagtgcataaaacatttttgcattacattatacgaactaaataggtcccgtgcacgtcgctagccggaccacgtcgtgaaaaagatttatcagaaattgcatcgttgatgaaatccgtgttacctgttcaggcaccaagggtcggttccaattttgtatttgcatccattactccggagaggccagtcgccgagcaaaataggaaacataaacaagatgtaataccaaaacttaatctgttgtgttcttttgcttccgatggtatttatttttatttttttcagagttctaaatgcgattcatccaagcaaaatccagcaccagccaagaaagctaaaatgcctctagtgcaaaactaatttaacatttagttcaattagttagtttctccatatctacttaataaaaaaataatttagtcgtacctttcaaaagtgtcaacgacagtgttgactgtgtggggcagatacgttgtgtatcgattcgattcggcgaccgatatgggtatgctatgcccgagatacagcggctatcttataacatgtatcccttacacatccaccccacacatccaataatcgtacacagaacctttaaataccttgattccagatccgaaaacatcatgctgcaagttttacaacaattccgcagtttttatttttttttattacttttctattttacgggtaagttttaatttatgagctgtatacacgtattgtttgtacacatcaatcaatttttctagtgcataaaaaatttttgcattacattatacgaactaaataggtcccgtgcacgtcgctagccggaccacgtcgtgaaaaagatttatcagaaattgcatcgttgatgaaatccgtgttacctgttcaggcaccaagggtcggttccaattttgtatttgcatccattactccggagaggccagtcgccgagcaaaataggaaacataaacaagatgtaataccaaaacttaatatgttgtgttctttttgcttccgatggtatttatttttatttttttcagagttctaaatgcgattcatccaagcaaaatccagcaccagccaagaaagctaaaaggcctctaagtgcaaaactaatttaacatttagttcaattagttagtttctccatatctacttaataaaaaaataatttagtcgtacctttcaaaagtgtcaacgacagtgttgactgtgtggggcagatacgttgtgtatcgattcgattcggcgaccgatatgggtatgctatgcccgagatacagcggctatcttataacatgtatcccttacacatccaccccacacatccaataatcgtacacagaacctttaaataccttgattccagatccgaaaacatcatgctgcaagttttacaacaattccgcagtttttatttttttttattacttttctattttacgggtaagttttaatttatgagctgtatacacgtattgtttgtacacatcaatcaatttttctagtgcataaaacatttttgcattacattatacgaactaaataggtcccgtgcacgtcgctagccggaccacgtcgtgaaaaagatttatcagaaattgcatcgttgatgaaatccgtgttacctgttcaggcaccaagggtcggttccaattttgtatttgcatccattactccggagaggccagtcgccgagcaaaataggaaacataaacaagatgtaataccaaaacttaatctgttgtgttcttttgcttccgatggtatttatttttatttttttcagagttctaaatgcgattcatccaagcaaaatccagcaccagccaagaaagctaaaatgcctctaagtgcaaaactaatttaacatttagttcaattagttagtttctccatatctacttaataaaaaataatttagtcgtacctttcaaaagtgtcaacgacagtgttgactgtgtggggcagatacgttgtgtatcgattcgattcggcgaccgatatgggtatgctatgcccgagatacagcggctatcttataacatgtatcccttacacatccaccccacacatccaataatcgtacacagaacctttaaataccttgattccagatccgaaaacatcatgctgcaagttttacaacaattccgcagtttttatttttttttattacttttctattttacgggtaagttttaatttatgagctgtatacacgtattgtttgtacacatcaatcaatttttctagtgcataaaaaatttttgcattacattatacgaactaaataggtcccgtgcacgtcgctagccggaccacgtcgtgaaaaagatttatcagaaattgcatcgttgatgaaatccgtgttacctgttcaggcaccaagggtcggttccaattttgtatttgcatccattactccggagaggccagtcgccgagcaaaataggaaacataaacaagatgtaataccaaaacttaatctgttgtgttcttttgcttccgatggtatttatttttatttttttcagagttctaaatgcgattcatccaagcaaaatccagcaccagccaagaaagctaaaaggcctctaagtgcaaaactaatttaacatttagttcaattagttagtttctccatatctacttaataaaaaaataatttagtcgtacctttcaaaagtgtcaacgacagtgttgactgtgtggggcagatacgttgtgtatcgattcgattcggcgaccgatatggggtatgctatgcccgagatacagcggctatcttataacatgtatcccttacacatccaccccacacatccaataatcgtacacagaacctttaaataccttgataatatttccagatccgaaaacatcatgctgcaagttttacaagcAATTcccgcagtttttattttttttattacttttctattttacgggtaagttttaatttatgagctgtatacacgtattgtttgtacacatcaatcaatttttctagtgcataaaaattttttgcattacattatacgaactaaataggtccgTGACGTcgcacgtcgctagccggaccacgtcgtgaaaaagatttatcaaaattgcatcgttgatgaaatccgtgttacctgttcaggcaccaagggtcggttcaatttttttttttgcacccataactccggagaggccagtcgccgagcaaaatagaaagaaaaacaaaaacaagatgtaataccaaaacttaatctgttgtgttctttttttcccaaagtattttttttttttttttcagagttttAAATGGAttttcatccaagcaaaatccagcaccagccaagaaagctaaaaagGCCCTgatgcaaaactaatttaacatttagttcaattagtttttttccccatatctacttaataataaaaataatttagtcgtttcacctttcaaaagtgtcaacgacagtgttgactgtgtggggcagatacgttgtgtatcgattcg
This window of the Daphnia magna isolate NIES unplaced genomic scaffold, ASM2063170v1.1 Dm_contigs216, whole genome shotgun sequence genome carries:
- the LOC123467705 gene encoding claspin-like, which gives rise to MADEDDEEDGSSSALPKFVSENDADEPGTVPSFLEDGEKSLSKVKKRARVCLSDDEDETIDENHSFVEEEGMHEEEREFRGLTEFFEDEAELSGSEVGSGDEREDEMDDWEEEEGDKEDIDENEVREQVGRAHMKTMLDQDQREVRLFQELFLEDGDLHSDGGGRQRQFRWKQADGENTEGDGARPKNQEDEEDEAAEEQDDLTWRKIHPIIVHRNPKVATGNE